The segment tccacaacctcaaacagtcacactccaaactccactatggccaagaccaaagagctgtcaaaggacaccagaaacaaaattgtagacctgcaccaggctgggaagactgaatctgcaataggtaagcagcttggtttgaagaaatcaactgtgggagcaattattaggaaatggaagacatacaagaccactgataatctccctcgatctggggctccacgcaagatttcaccccgtggggtcaaaatgatcacaagaacggtgagcaaaaatcccagaaccacacggggggacctagtgaatgacctgcagagagctgggaccaaagtaacaaagcctaccatcagtaacacactacgccgccagggactcaaatcctgcagtgccagacgtgtccccctgcttaagccagtacatgtccaggcccgtctgaagtttgctagagagcatttggatgatccagaagaagattgggagaatgtcatatggtcagatgaaaccaaaataactttttggtaaaaactcaactcgtcgtgtttggaggacaaagaatgctgagttgcatccaaagaccaccatacctactgtgaagcatgggggtggaaacatcatgctttggggatgtttttctgcaaagggaccaggacgactgatccatgtaaaggaaagaatgaatggggacatgtatcgtgagattttgagtgaaaacctccttccatcagcaagggcattgaagatgaaacgtggctgggtctttcagcatgacaatgatcccaaacacaccgcccgggcaacgaaggagtggcttcgtaggaagcatttcaaggtcctggagtggcctagccagtctccagatctcaaccccatagaaaatctttggagggagttgaaagtccgtgttgcccagcaacagccccaaaacatcactgctctagaggagatctgcgtggaggaatgggccaaaataccagcaacagtgtgtgaaaaccttgtgaagacttacagaaaacgtttgacctctgtcattgccaacaaagggtatataacaaagtattgagataaacttttgttattgaccaaatacttattttccaccataatttgctaataaattcattaaaaatcctacaatgtgattttctggattttttccctaattgtgtctgtcatagttgaagtgtacctatgatgaaaattacaggcctctctcatatttttaagtgggagaacttgcacaattggtggctgactaaatacttttttgccccactgtaactaTTGTATTTAGCATTGTTATAAGAATGCAATATTATAAAAGCTCTTATGTGCTTATAGTAAGTTATTAAGTCTTACACCTCCAGTTACCGATCTGTAATTCCAATAAATAAGTGGTCTCAACACCGACATTTCCACTCAATTGCACACCTTTGGTATGCAATGTTGgctaatttgatttgttttgatttttttGCTTTTGTCATACTGTCATTGAGAACTCCTGAGAATGACTCCAATTATTCCCTCTTTGTTCTCTTGGTGTCTATGGTCTCCAGGCGAGAGGCCATTCCAGTGTACCTGGCCAGACTGCACTAAGAGATTTTCGGCATTCAGATGAGTTGATGTgccactactacacacacactgggggaGAAGCGCTTCACCTGCCCGCTATGTGACAAACATGCACGCCGCCACGCAGGCTTCCACCCCATCATGCTTCAGGGCATgattgggttccaggtagaatccttttcaGTTCCATTTACAACCCTTCCCacagaaggttctacatggaacctaaaagggtgatttctacctggaaccaaaaagggttctcctatggggacagctgaagaacccttttgaaacCTTTTTTTCTGAGTGTAGGCTAGTTACTTTACTTTCTGTTAAATGTTTATAAAAATGTTTTGCTATTGTGTGCCCAgtgccctactgaacatgaccctgtaTGTTTTCTGTTTAGTAATAGCTTTGTACTGGTCTGTAGTGACCCCTGGTGGTGTGAGCAATATCGTCACTGAAATGTTTGTTTATTTGGACAATGTTTTTACACTGCCAGACAATGAGGCCTTGTGTAGAAAAGTGCTTCATAATGTAATAGTATAAATCACCTTGGTAGTCAtgtgtgtgttagtagttgataATAAATTGCCTAAATTATGGTTATGTTATATCTTGTTATAGGCTACCACAAAGCAGTGCAGTTTAATGGGTATTCATTTATGGGATACTCATCAAACTGAGATTGGTGGCAAAGTGCCAACTGTTAAAATATCTAAATACAATGTGAACTTCTGTTGCATCTTAGACGCAGTACAACATTTGCAGTACTGCGAAATTAACGTATTTTTTTTCTCAACATTTTTTAACTTTGTACATTCATTTTGTTATTTGCATAGGGGTTTGTGTAATAATGTGTGCCTTTCAGCTTGCATTTCTGTATCAGCATTATTGAAGTTTTGAAGTTGTTCTAATTTTCTGAAAGTCTGAAGCTGTCATTTTCAAAGTGAACCTGTGGATAACTTATGATACTCCTGCTCCCGGTAAATACCTGTGTAATTAATTGTGATGCAATTACCATACACTTACCCTACCCATATGATCAACAGAGTGCATGCCAAGCCCCACAGCTGTACATAGTACTTGCCGTCACCCTGCACGTTTTTGTCATATTAACAATAACTGGATGTAGCAAAGCAATTTGGAAAAGGACATTTTTTTATGTCCAGAACTATAGATATTAAAGACACCCTACGCAGGTTCAGATGGCTTTGTGTTTATTGATATCATACACTACACAGAACAATAACACTGTTAAATACTGGAATGGAAGTGTCCACATGAGAACATAATCATCATTCATTTTTTTTGtctacattttgtttttaaatgcaTACCTTCATATATTGCAAATCTCTTTGAAATACGTTAAGTCATGAGACTGGCGATAAATGTACACATTTTGTTTTAATGTTCTATACTTCAGGCATAGTCTAATCGCAAATCAACTCTGACGGGTGTTTGAGTGAGGGTGATAGTGAGGGATTAAGTGCTCAAAGTTAATGATACGTATGATCACTAGATCACGTTCCAATCAACCACGCGAGTGAAATAAATCGCACCCCACTCATTTAGTTGATGACGTATGTGTGTTCTCCTTTGACATTATTTAGAATGATTGTGCCAATCAAGACTTGTTAGCAGGATGTAATTGGGGAGTGGTTAGTTAGACACACTGTGGGAGGGGCATGGTAGGATGTCATAACAGGCTGTATCCAAAAAGATAGTGAATGTCAGCGTATACTTTTATTACACAAACACTTGTTCCCTGTGGCCTCTATGGGGCTGAATTGTGTAACCTAGCTGTGAAAGCATTGTGTTCTAGAATGAGTCCAATGATAGGTGAGCAAAGTATGAATTCTATATCTTCCTCTTGAATAAGGATCATCGCAGATTAGGGAAATATGTACGCATATCACCTTAGAACCCAGACAAATTCAAATGTGCAAGAATTATACATTCAAAAGTGATAAATCAATGAGGAATGGACAAAATAGCAGTGTGCAGTAGTAAGATGCGGGAACAAACAGCCAATTCAGATAAATCTCCCAATCCACTTACAGTAGGCGCTCATCATGCATGTCATCCCTTTGCAATACATTCATCCCTAAAAACCAAAACCATAAATACCTCAAACCAATAAAAAATAAGAAAGAGGGCAAGAATGTAGACTGAATGAGTGTATTGACCAGGCCGGTGCTACACAACCCTGCTTTCAGTACCAAATTACAGATACCAGATATACGTAAACTGATATGCATCTTCAAAAAACACCCCAGCATGTACAATCATACAGATCCTTCAAATAAAAAGTCCATGACCAATAAAAGATACGGAATAAAACGCAATAAATATGACCTTGAAGTCAGGTAAGCAGAGCAGCTTTGATCAGCAGCAGTTACAATAATATGTCTTATTCTTAGGGACATGAAAATGATTTTGTAATCATTTTCACTTGTATAACACAATATTGGCCCGGAGGAGGCATCTGAGAGGCCTCAAACACAAACAGAAGTGCATGTCCTACCATAGGAGGAAGTAATCACTGTTAGTCGTATTTGAAAATGTTTGTGTATTTTTGTCTTAATTTTCCTCGTCTTAATTATTTGTTGTCATATAATTATCATGTTCTGTCAATTCTCTCTGTCGCTGCTCTAGTGACAGAGTGAACATATGGCGCATGTGTGAGCTACTGGATTTGACAGGCGGTGGAGGAAGTGGCTTGGCAGCACATGCAGGTGGGGTTGACAGATTTGGGCGGGATCAGATCCAGGTCCTCGTCGTCAGGGATCTCGTCCAGCCGGTAACCATCCTTCAACAGCTGGATATTCAGGTCCTGGTTGATTTGCTGCGAGGGTGGAGATAATGGACATGTTACGAGGGGTGTAGGGTATTGTCAGCCATGTTACTAGGGGCTGTAGGGAATTGTCAGCCATGTTACTAGGGGCTGTAAGGGATTGTAAGCCATGTTACTAGGGGCTGTAGGGGATGGTCAGTCATGTTCCTAGGGGATGTAGGGGATGGTCAGTCATCTTACTAGGGGTGTAGGGGATGGTCAGGCATGTTACTAGGGGCTGTAGGTGATGGTCAGTCATGTTACTAAGGGGCAGTGTTAGAAGTAACACGTTTACAAATGAATGCGTTATGTAACCAGATTAGTTTTATTAGTAAGGGAATAAAGTAATGCGTTACTTTTTCAAATTGGGTAATATTATTACAGTTGCTTTGTCAAACAACGTGTGCGTTACTTTCAGAATCATATCTCTACCGGGCGTGTGTTTCCATGATGGAATCTCAACTTGTTTCCTCATTTAGTTCTCGAAGCGAGTGGAGAAAGGCTGTGCTGTCCACAGAAATGTACAGAGGGCGCACCGCTGATCTTTGCCATAGTCGCTTCTGTGATACAGTAGCAAAGCCCAGGGAGGGCTTTCCCGTCTAGTGGCAAGTGTGcactctatacatctctatggatCCGTGTACGAGCGATCTATAACCAGAACTGGCAGCTCGAGAGAAAGATTTTTAATGAAAAGATTGGAAATCTGTACAGATGTCTGGCTTACAGTATACAGAATATGGCTAATCAAGCACCCCATATATAGCGCAGCACTTGTAGACTACCACAGGAAAGCAGCGCCACAGATGAAAGGAGAAACTACAGTAGTGATCAAACCTGAGTTAGTAAGTAACCAATCCTTGGTAGAGCACACATGGCTCGCCTTGCTCCCTCTGACAGTAAAACAAACATTGAGATTTTTTTCTTGAAAGTAACGCAAAATAATATAGCTAGTAATATAACACTTTACTTTCCACACTAAGTAATATTGTAAAGTAACAAGTAATATGTAAAGTATTACTTTTACATGCAAATAATCCCAACCCTGCTAAGGGGTGTAGGTGATTGTCAGTCACGTTACTAGGGGGTGTAGGGGATGGTCAGTCACGTTACTAGGGGGTGTAGGGGATGGTCAGTCACATTACTAGGGGGTGTAGGGGATGGTCAGTCACGTTACTAGGGGGTGTAGGGGTCTGTCAATAACATTActgaggctgaagaaatgttaCCATAGACTTAAAAATGCTGGTTAGTAGAGTCTTCAAGGAGTACCCATCATGTAACTAAGGCTAGTCATATTGTTACACAGGGAAATCAATGAACACTATGACTTATCACAGATTCAAAAGAGTTACTGGAGTCTACTTACTTCAGTGATCATATCAGGAAACCAGGAAATAGTCTTCGTACAATAGCTAAATGGTTTCATGATAAAGACATAAGGCTAAAATAATGAATGTAAGTGGCTTAGAGAATGAGTCAGTTGTGGTGTTGGTTTGATATTTGGATAATGAATATAGGTAGCCTGAATTTCTATCCAACAGTAATCTGCATTTACTGTAATAAGGTTTGTGAAGGGAAAGAACCTTGAGATTGTGAGTGTGTTGGGGAGTGAGTGGCAATGGCTTGGCATGACTGTAAAGGCCATTACAGATACAATGGCCGAGATGAGACAAGATGGTTTAATGCAGTTTTAGAACAAAGTTTGCTTGATCTAAACAGTATAGTTTCAGAACGTCTCATGTCGGCTAAAGATTTGAAAAGAGACAGGTCCGTTTAGAAAATCAGAGAACAGTACGCAGAACTTCTGTGTTTAGTCcagcagttagctagctaggcaagCAGACAGCTACCTAGCTACTGTCAGATCCCAATTTATTGGCAGCCTTGACAAAGATTAGCAAAGATTGCATAaattaaataatacaaatactgagctatattgtatgctcaaacatttttgaaaattatattatttcataCTAATATACtaacaattgctcagagaaatacattttgtttAATAAATCTCAAAAAGACAGGGAttaaaatgattggcacccctgtttttaATACTCCAGCACCCACTCCTTCATTTTTGCTAAAacgttttatgagattggagaacacattgggagggatcttagaccattcgtccatacagaatctttcaagatccttgatatccttcgtctgtgTATATGGACTGCCATTTTCAATTTAGACCACTGGTTTTCATTGGGGTTCATCTCCGGAGACTGAggtggccattgcaaaatgtagatttttttggtcaattaaccatttctttgttgattttgatgtgtgcttggggttgcTGTAAAATCCACTTGTGGCagagtttcagcctcctggcagaggaaaCCAGTTTTTTTCTAAAATGTTCAGATAtatggtaaagttcatgatggcgttggtaaagttcatgatggcgttgaccttaacaagggccccaggaccagtggaagcaaaatatccccataacatcaaagatctccaccatattttacagtaggtatgaggtTATGAGGCTTTTTTCCATcaacgtaacattgcaaaaatctgaaactttctgtccaaaaatgatgcagaaaaatgtatccatgcttttgttacttctaggttagactactgcaatgctcttctttccggctacccggataaagcacaaaataaacttcagttagtgctaaatacagctgctagaatcctgactagaaccccaaaatttgatcatattactccagtgctagcctccctacactggcttcctgttaaggcaagggctgatttcaaggttttactgctaacctacaaagcatcacatgggcttgctcctacctatctttccgatttggtcctgccgtacatacctacacgtacgctacggtcacaagacgcaggcctcttaactgtccctagaatttctaagcaaacagctggaggcagggctttctcctatagatctcaatttttatggaatggtctgcctaaccatgtgagagacgcagactcggtctcaacttttaagtctttactgaagactcatctcttcagtcggtcatatgattgagtgtagtctggcccaggagtgtgaaggtgaacggaaaggctctggagcaacgaaccgcccttgctgtctctgcctggccggttcccctctctccactgggattctctgcctctaaccctattacaggggctgagtcactggcttactggtgctctttcctgccgtccctaggaggggtgcgtcacttgagtgggttgagtcactgacgtgatcttcctgtctgggttggcgcccccccttgggttgtgccgtggcggagatctttgtgggctatactcggccttgtctcaggatggtaagttggtggttgaaggtatccctctagtggtgtgggggctgtgctttggcaaagtgggtggggtaatatccttcctgtttggccctgtccgggggtatcatcggatggggccacagtgtctcctgacccctcctgtctcagcctccagtatttatgctgcagtagtttatgtgtcagggggctagggtcagtttgttatatctggagtacttctcctgtcttatctggtgtcctgtgtgaatttaagtatgctctctctaattctctcgttctctctctcggaggacctgagccctaggaccatgcctcaagactacctggcatgatgaccccttgctgtccccagtccacctggccgtgctgctgctccagtttcaactgttctgcctgcggctatggaaccctgaccatttatgaacatttgaacatcttggtcatgttctgttataatctccacccggcacagccagaagaggactggccacccctcatagcctggttcctctctaggtttcttcctaggttttggcctttctagggagtttttcctagccaccgtgcttctacacctgcattgcttgctgtttggggttttaggctgggtttctgtacagcactttgagatatcagctgatgtacgaagggctatataaatacatttgatttgatttgattttctgcTTATGCATCTGTTTTTCgacaccaaacccaccactggtatTCATGGCCAGAGaactctattttcatgtcatctgaccatagcactggTTCCAATTCAAGTGTCGATGCCATTTAGCAAACTCAAGCCGGTGCAATGGTCAGATGACTTGAAAATAAAGCTATTTGGAAAGACTGTTAACCCTaaacacacatcaaaatccacaaagaaattgttaattgATCACAAAATCAATTAAtggcaatggccatctcagtctccggacttgaaccccattgaaaacctgtggtttaaCTTAAGAGGTTAGTCCATAAgtgcagacgaaggatatcaaggatctggaaagagtCTGTATGGAGGAATAGTTTAAGATCCCTCCCGaagtgttctccaatctcatataACATTtaagaaaaaggctcagtgccaagGATGCTAgattattgaaaacaggggtgcaaATAATTTAACCCTATCTTTTAGAGATTtgttttattacttgttaaacaaaatctctttctctgagcaattgtattagtataaattAATACAATTGTACTATTTGCATACAATATTGTTCagtatttgtatatttttttgctcatctttatcaagggtgccaataatatTGGATCTGACTGTATTTTGctgcagttagctagctagcctagcagAATGTGTGCCCTATTTCTGGTGCATGTATTTCATGATGCTCgtttgctacaacaccttgctaCAACCAGTGGCAACTTTGTTTCAAAGTTGTATTATGTCATTGTAGAGGTACCGTTACCATGGAAACGGTCTCAACAGCGTGTCTCGAAATGTTTTATTTGAATGCAGCTGTCTTTAGTCAGCTGTTCTACACAAAATTCTAAAACGGGTTAGTTTTGTCTTGCCTAGTCTCTCCTTATGACGGCTGTTGTATCTTTACCGGGCTTAAGTAGTGTTACCCAGAGTGCATAGGTACCTGGGCCCTCACACATCTCACCTCGGCTGAGGAGTATCCCGATGAGGAGTATCTGGACATGTCGAAGTCATCGTCACTGCAACATAAATGGAAGTGTATGGTCATTTGCATAGATTCATGTCATCACTGTTGATCTTATATTTATTTTCACCTCACACACTGCCCATAACCTAAATtctgtatctacagtatgttgGCAGATCTGAGACTAAAGGGTGATGGTGGACATTTCTGTGTATGACAGTCATTGATGTTGTCACATACCTGTCTGTATCTATGGCAACCAGGGGCTTCTCatcagggctctggtctaaggaGGAGTAGCCCTTATTGGGCACCACCAGCCTGTGGAgcgggagagagtgaaagaaacaGGAGAGGTTGAAGATACCAGTGAAGAGGGAGATAGggagaaataaaacaaaaaagaATGTAGGGCCAAAATCAAGAAGGCCATAATCAGGACCGTGGTCAGCTCTCACCGTGTTCTGGCCATCACATTGTTTTTCTTCGGCTGCTGGTTCACTGGACTACCTGCATTGCCATTCTTCAGTGATCCCTTCCTGGCCAGCTCGCGCTGTTTCTCTGCACATCACAGAATGTGACATTAGAGTATGAACAAAAaaacactgagtttacaaaacatttccTAATATTGAATATCGCGCTAAGAACAGGGTCAGTTTGTTGGGGCATGACTCTACAAGgagtcgaaagcattccacagggattctggcccatgttgactccaatacttcccaaagttgtgtcaagttggctggaccatttttgatacgcACGgggaactgttgagcgtgaaaaaccaagcagcgttgcagttcttgacacactcaaacttgtgcgcctggcaccaactaccataccccgttcaaagtcacttaaatattttgtacttgcccattcagcctctgaatgtcacacatacacaatccatgtctcaattgtctcaaggcttaaaaatccttctttaacctgtctcctcccattcatctacactgattgaagtggatttaacaggtaaGATCAATAAGGGATCTTAGCTTTCACCTGCATTCAcctgcattcacctggtcagtctgtcatgttttgtacactcagtgtatacagtaTGGTCACAGACAAAATCCTGGCATGGCAGCTCTCAGCTGACCAGTTTCCTGACACCATTAAACTGGTCATCTGGTTTTGAGTCAATACTGTGTCATATATATCAGGCAAGGGCCCTCTTCACCTTATAACTAAAGGACAGAAAAAAGAAGATGCTCTACAGGAACGACAGCTTCCATCcgaatcatcttggctcctggaccctgtccacgcatttcaaggctgcgttgagacaatgacttatcagtgACCCAagccctaccattgtgtcgctgagttgtcataGTGATGCTGCAAATGTACATTGTCCCGGGGGAATTGGCAGTCATAATGTGAATAACCTAATTGATGTCCCTCTAACCCCCCTGGATGCCTCTGTTCATCCTACAGCTATTATATGCTGTAATCATGTGCCCATGAACCTGAGTTATGTTAGCACTGAGGCGTCATGTCATGTCACTGtcatgtctatctctgataagcctCCCAGGaaagcaataaaaacaatcaagaatcgcagaaaagtgctaaaaaatagcccacattaacatacactacatgtcgaaatgtatgtggacacctgctcgttgaacatctcattccaaaatcatgtgcattagtatggagctggtcccccctttgctgctataaaagcctccactcttctgggaaggctttccactagatgttagaacattgctgcggggacttgcttccattcagccacaatagcattaatgaggtcgggcactgatgttgagcgattagtcctggctcgcagtcggtgttccaattcatcccaaaggtgttcgatggggttgaggtcagggatctgtgacggctagtcaagttcttccataccgatctcaacaaactatttctgtatggacctcactttgtgcacaggtgcattgtcatgctgaaacaggaaaggggcttcccc is part of the Salvelinus namaycush isolate Seneca chromosome 18, SaNama_1.0, whole genome shotgun sequence genome and harbors:
- the fam219ab gene encoding protein FAM219A, which codes for MMEEIPVDRFQVPSAVQGEIQTLDPASSTASSEADSDTREEEPVTINYKPSPLQMKIEKQRELARKGSLKNGNAGSPVNQQPKKNNVMARTRLVVPNKGYSSLDQSPDEKPLVAIDTDSDDDFDMSRYSSSGYSSAEQINQDLNIQLLKDGYRLDEIPDDEDLDLIPPKSVNPTCMCCQATSSTACQIQ